Part of the Paenibacillus aurantius genome, AACCACGGGTATTTGGGCTATGCCGTCATCATCAACCGCCCTTTCTGGAACAAGCTCCCGGCGGACATCCAGGAGAAGCTCGCCGAAGCCATGGACGAAACCACCCGCTGGATGACCGCGAATTCGGATGCCATGAACGCGGCCCAGCTCGAGCAGATGAAAGCCATTTCCAACATGCAGATCCACGAGCTTACCTCTGAGGAACGCCGGGAATGGATCCGTGTGCTCGAGCCGGTATACGAACGGTTCCGCAAGGAAATCGGCGGCGACCTGACCGACCGGATGCTGGAGCTTCGGGATAAATACATCGGGAAAACGGATTAGGAACACCTGGAGACCATAAAGACCAAAACGAACAGTATGACCGCAACATTGTGAAAATTCCGTGACGTGCCTAAACTAAGTTTACCGGCGCTTGTGAAGCGCTTACAAGTCAAACTTGGAGAGGTGCATCCATGAGAATCAACTTCCGGAACCTGACGGTTCAGGTCATTACCGCTATTCTGCTCGGCATTGTGGTCGGCCATTTCTTCCCGGCCTTCGGCACCAGCCTGAAGGTGCTTGGAGACGTTTTCGTAAAGATGATCAAGATGGTCATCCCCCCTATCGTGTTCTTTACCATCGTGACCGGCATCGCCGGAATGGGCAGCCTGAAGAAGGTCGGCCGGATCGGCGGCAAAGCGCTTCTGTATTTTGAAATCGTTACCACCGCCGCTCTTGCCATCGGCCTGCTGGTGGTCAATATCATCAAGCCGGGCGCCGGTCTCGATGTCAGCCACGCCACCAAGGGAAGCATCACGCAGTATACGAAAGCCGCCGCCGAATCCAGCCACGGCCTCGTGGATTTCCTGGTCGGGATCGTCCCGGACAACATTATCGGCGCGATGGCCAAGGGCGAGCTGCTCCCGATTCTGTTCTTCTCCGTCCTGTTCGGGCTGGCGCTCGCCGCCATGGGGAATTCCGCCAAGCCGCTTTACACGTTTTTTGAGAAAATGTCCCATGTTTTCTTCAACATCGTCAACATGATCATGAAGGTTTCCCCGGTCGCCGCCTTCGGGGCCATGTCCTACACGATCGGCAAATTCGGCATCGGGTCGCTCTTCTCTCTCGGCAAGCTGATGGGCTCCGTCTATCTGACGATGTTCCTGTTCATTATTATCGTACTGGGCACCATCGCCCGGATCTTCGGCTTCTCCATCTTCAGCTTCCTGCGTTTCATCAAGGATGAGATTCTGCTGGTGCTCGGCACCTCTTCTTCCGAGTCGGCCCTGCCGCGGATGATGGAGCGCATGGAAAAATACGGCTGCAGCAAGCCGGTTGTCGGCCTCGTCATCCCCACCGGCTACTCGTTCAACCTGGACGGCACGTCAATCTACCTGTCCATGGCCGCCATGTTCATCGCGCAGGCTTACGGCATCGACCTATCCATCTGGCAGCAGATAACCCTGCTCGGCATTCTGATGCTGACGTCCAAAGGGGCCGCCGGGGTAACCGGCTCCGGCTTCATCACCCTGGCCGCGACCCTCGCCGCCTTCCCGATGATTCCGGTGGAAGGCATCGCCCTCCTGCTCG contains:
- a CDS encoding dicarboxylate/amino acid:cation symporter, whose translation is MRINFRNLTVQVITAILLGIVVGHFFPAFGTSLKVLGDVFVKMIKMVIPPIVFFTIVTGIAGMGSLKKVGRIGGKALLYFEIVTTAALAIGLLVVNIIKPGAGLDVSHATKGSITQYTKAAAESSHGLVDFLVGIVPDNIIGAMAKGELLPILFFSVLFGLALAAMGNSAKPLYTFFEKMSHVFFNIVNMIMKVSPVAAFGAMSYTIGKFGIGSLFSLGKLMGSVYLTMFLFIIIVLGTIARIFGFSIFSFLRFIKDEILLVLGTSSSESALPRMMERMEKYGCSKPVVGLVIPTGYSFNLDGTSIYLSMAAMFIAQAYGIDLSIWQQITLLGILMLTSKGAAGVTGSGFITLAATLAAFPMIPVEGIALLLGVDRFMSEARAITNLIGNGVATVVVAKMEGEFDPNRESASVPALEEEEEDERAVAGMSPSKA